In a genomic window of Henningerozyma blattae CBS 6284 chromosome 9, complete genome:
- the VPR1 gene encoding Vpr1p (similar to Saccharomyces cerevisiae YIL152W; ancestral locus Anc_5.707) translates to MSSQRSSIRRGFCIYQNPYNNNSSSSVSSVSSIETLDNSPKITLSHHNDKLVKTQLHFLDQNGVTLNSNTKNFPTKSAFGGKHPLLTSFTNEQTSRLIKKHSNSINNGSVSLNSFDNILHNSKSNKRDNSLQPLTAAISPRSSANRRHVGHSSIICDEQNDLFLKYFQDAFDIRLKKHKLAPNISKLRPHLRFLGKKYTKHKSIKQNFLKVAYSKSYNEYLKTPLVNGLHTILSNLNTRIHSSRNLKFDKIFQISKLTKLSDTELLVITNTNSSLLLHSDSTIGQSEFNNYTLKEKVATNSISILKITEDLNWYLKWKFI, encoded by the coding sequence ATGTCTAGTCAACGCTCCTCAATTCGTAGAGGCTTCTGCATATACCAAAATccatataataataattcttcatcttcagtCTCGTCAGTTTCGTCTATTGAAACACTAGATAACTCCCCTAAAATAACCCTCTCACATCACAATGATAAGTTAGTGAAGACACAATTACATTTCTTAGATCAGAATGGGGTAACGTTAAACtctaatacaaaaaattttccaacAAAATCAGCATTTGGAGGTAAACATCCTTTATTGACTTCATTTACAAACGAACAAACTTCAAGACTAATTAAGAAACACTCTAATAGTATAAATAATGGTTCTGTTTCTCTAAACTCATTTGACAACATATTACATAACTCAAAGTCCAACAAGAGGGATAATTCTTTGCAACCATTAACCGCTGCTATCTCACCAAGAAGTTCTGCCAACCGGAGACACGTGGGACATAGTTCAATAATTTGTGATGAACAAAATGATCTATTTTTAAAGTATTTCCAGGATGCTTTTGAtataagattaaaaaaacataaacTTGCaccaaatatttctaaGCTGCGACCACATTTACGATTTCTTGGTAAGAAGTATACGAAGCATAAATCAATCAAACAAAATTTCCTCAAAGTAGCTTACTCAAAATCctataatgaatatttaaagacACCACTCGTAAATGGCCTTCATACTATTCTTTCTAACTTAAATACGAGGATTCATTCTTCAAGAAATCtgaaatttgataaaatttttcagataAGCAAGCTGACGAAGTTATCTGATACCGAACTCCTTGTAATCACAAATACTAACTCTTCTTTATTACTCCATAGTGACTCTACTATTGGCCAATCGGAGTTCAATAATTATACTTTGAAGGAAAAGGTTGCGACAAATTCAATAtctattttaaagattacAGAAGATTTAAATTGGTATTTGAAAtggaaatttatttaa
- the SLN1 gene encoding histidine kinase (similar to Saccharomyces cerevisiae SLN1 (YIL147C); ancestral locus Anc_5.700): MGPSRMFRSILRPPLAIGIRTQLTALVCFVACVSLIILAVPTGIYFTVNYKHMRVDRLSIAAELKSSQVDQTLNFLYYQCYWLSIRDTLQTAMANYFAGNKSSSVWYDSQVVVEKFLSSSDIFSISRLYDANFNLVMNATNNGTGNVVPNDVLAKLLPLSSSDPLPASLGSSGMLTDPVLNSTTYLMSMSLPILANPSIILTDSKVYGYITIIMSAESLMSVYNDTTALEKSNVAIVSGEYSDYSASLTEYHFVFPPYGATPKIIDIYYPLQNGSFLYDAMNNQKKGSIMKTKFFYNNDVAIGYSPCSFDLVSWVAIVSQPESVFLSPSTKLTRIIAGTVVAIAVFVCFVTFPLSHWAVKPIVRLQKATELIAEGRGLRSSSNRTLSRNGSLKFGRYSIDSPIIPISPTFLHNNNNHHRNSSNESHDPEKLSHLSNDISKSSNSSSTGSRFHFVCIFFSSHKSSNTPPPPMSTILETKVPVYRRLFLDELSELTDTFNTMSDALDQHYALLEERVRARTKQLEAAKIEAEAANEAKTVFIANISHELRTPLNGILGMTAISMEEDDIDNIKSSLKLIFRSGELLLHILTELLTFSKNVLQRTKLEERDFCITDVALQIKSIFGKVAKDQHVKLSIYLIPNEIRTLVLWGDSNRIIQIVMNLVSNALKFTPIDGKVSVRMSLLGEYDKEKSKAADYKEVFVKTGTEPEENYSKILQKLNTEKLIATRSARSCDNEERHNELIGEKNDIISNNHQSSNTTFDISIHNRTRDDTLSLLSTSTSSYDETVFNDQFKKITGLQDHDEERLGVEIKEPKTWVICIEVEDTGPGIHPALQESVFEPFVQGDQALSRQYGGTGLGLSICRQLATMMNGTMVLESKVGSGSKFTFTVPLTQTREIVIGEDEDINEFFDDEFNIYSKKNRKVKFAIPSSPGTTLANSSLKSRKSKGSLNSSFVGEIQNVNEAEEDAYNSKDINSSGELKIRHISTSTSNNNSIPSLDRPFLQSTGTATSTMKIPVLKDFSNSATKDNVTNDEGKSDLSKKGNSGGTIIQEGVTQNNSSIIIDEEEEDEGIRILVTEDNHVNQEVIKRMLKLEKLSNIDLACDGEEAYTKVKEITSISNPKKKNYYDLIFMDVQMPRMDGLESTKLIRSELKYTKPIVALTAFADESNIKECLDVGMDGFLSKPIKRPKLKDILNEFCPGYHLQNNTDTNKGLQK; encoded by the coding sequence ATGGGGCCTAGCAGAATGTTCAGGTCAATATTAAGGCCACCGCTCGCTATTGGAATCCGTACCCAGTTGACTGCGCTAGTCTGTTTCGTCGCATGTGTttcattgataattttagCAGTTCCAACGGGGATATATTTTACTGTGAACTATAAACATATGAGAGTAGATCGACTATCTATTGCTGCCGAACTAAAATCTTCGCAGGTAGATcaaactttaaattttctatattATCAATGTTATTGGTTATCTATTAGAGATACACTTCAGACTGCTATGGCTAACTATTTTGCTGGGAATAAAAGTAGTTCGGTTTGGTATGATTCTCAAGTTGTAGTCGAGAAATTTTTAAGTTCTTCGGATATCTTCTCTATTAGCAGACTATATGATGCAAATTTTAACCTGGTAATGAATGCAACAAATAATGGCACTGGTAATGTTGTGCCGAACGACGTTCTTGCGAAACTATTACCGTTATCTTCAAGTGATCCATTACCAGCATCACTGGGATCCTCTGGGATGCTGACGGACCCTGTACTGAATAGTACAACTTATTTAATGTCAATGTCATTGCCAATTTTGGCAAACCCTTCTATCATTTTAACAGATTCAAAAGTCTATGGatatattacaattataatGTCTGCCGAAAGTTTAATGAGTGTTTATAATGATACAACGGCGTTGGAAAAATCAAATGTTGCTATTGTTTCAGGGGAATATAGCGATTATTCAGCATCATTAACAGAATATCATTTTGTCTTCCCTCCTTACGGTGCAACtccaaaaattattgatatctACTATCCATTACAAAATGGATCCTTCCTATATGATGCAATGAATAATCAAAAGAAAGGTTCTATTATGAAAACTaagtttttttataataatgatgtaGCAATTGGTTATTCTCCTTGTTCATTTGATCTAGTAAGTTGGGTAGCTATTGTCAGTCAGCCGGAATCGGTATTTTTATCGCCTTCAACTAAATTAACAAGAATTATTGCAGGTACAGTAGTTGCAATCGCTGTTTTTGTCTGTTTTGTTACTTTCCCATTGTCACATTGGGCTGTGAAGCCAATAGTTAGACTACAAAAAGCAACTGAATTAATAGCAGAAGGTCGTGGATTAAGATCGAGTAGTAATAGAACACTAAGCAGAAATGGTTCCCTAAAGTTTGGAAGATATAGTATAGATAGTCCAATAATACCGATTAGTCCCACCTTCcttcataataataataatcatcatCGCAACTCTTCAAATGAGAGTCATGATCCTGAGAAATTGTCCCATCTCTctaatgatatttcaaaatcgtCAAACTCGTCCAGTACAGGAAGCAGATTCCATTTTGTATGCATTTTCTTCTCATCACATAAATCATCAAACACTCCTCCCCCACCAATGAGTACTATCTTAGAAACTAAAGTTCCTGTCTATAGAAGACTCTTTTTAGATGAACTGTCTGAATTAACCGATACCTTTAACACAATGTCGGATGCATTAGATCAACATTATGCTTTGTTAGAAGAAAGAGTTCGAGCAAGAACTAAACAATTAGAGGCTGCAAAGATTGAAGCAGAAGCTGCTAATGAAGCAAAAACTGTTTTTATTGCAAATATTTCCCATGAATTAAGAACCCCATTGAACGGTATTCTTGGTATGACTGCCATTTCAATggaagaagatgatatcgataatattaaaagcagcttaaaattaatttttagaTCTGGAGAACTTTTATTACATATTTTAacagaattattaactttttctaaaaaCGTTTTACAGAGAACAAAACTAGAAGAGAGAGATTTTTGCATTACTGATGTTGCATTACAAATTAAATCCATTTTTGGTAAAGTAGCTAAAGATCAACATGTCAAGTTATcgatttatttaataccTAACGAAATTAGGACATTAGTCTTGTGGGGGGATTCAAACAGAATCATTCAAATTGTGATGAATTTAGTTTCAAATGCTTTGAAATTCACACCCATTGATGGTAAAGTTAGTGTAAGAATGAGTTTATTAGGTGAatatgataaagaaaaaagtaaaGCAGCCGATTATAAAGAAGTATTTGTTAAAACTGGTACTGAGCCTGAAGAAAACTAttccaaaatattacaaaaattaaatactgaaaaattaattgccACTAGGTCAGCTCGTTCTTGTGATAACGAAGAAAGACATAATGAACTTATTGGCgagaaaaatgatattatctCTAATAATCATCAAAGTAGTAACACTACATTTGATATCAGCATACATAACAGAACCAGAGATGATACCCTTAGTTTGCTCTCTACCAGTACTAGTTCTTATGACGAAACCGTATTTAATGATCAATTTAAGAAAATCACTGGGTTACAAGATCATGATGAAGAGCGGTTGGGAgttgaaattaaagaacCTAAAACATGGGTTATCTGTATTGAAGTAGAAGATACTGGTCCAGGTATTCACCCAGCATTACAAGAATCAGTCTTTGAACCATTCGTCCAAGGTGACCAAGCTTTATCGAGACAATACGGTGGTACTGGTTTAGGTTTATCCATCTGTAGACAATTGGCTACAATGATGAACGGTACTATGGTTTTAGAATCAAAAGTGGGTAGTGGCAGTAAATTTACATTTACTGTACCTTTAACTCAAACTCGTGAAATTGTTATTGGTGAAGACgaagatattaatgaattttttgacgatgaatttaatatttatagtAAAAAGAATCGTAAAGTTAAATTCGCAATTCCATCATCACCAGGCACTACACTTGCTAATAGTAGCCTAAAAAGTCGTAAATCCAAGGGATCTCTCAATAGTAGTTTTGTTGGCGAAATACAAAATGTAAATGAAGCTGAGGAGGATGCATACAATAGTAAGGATATAAATAGTAGTGGTGAACTAAAAATTCGTCATATTAGCACTTCAActagcaataataatagtatacCATCCTTGGATAGACCATTTTTGCAAAGTACTGGTACTGCTACATCCACGATGAAAATTCCAGTTCtaaaagatttttcaaactCAGCAACTAAAGACAATGTTACGAATGACGAGGGTAAATCAGATTTATCGAAAAAAGGTAATAGTGGCGGTACTATTATTCAAGAAGGCGTCACTCAAAATAATTCGTCAATCATAATTGAtgaggaggaggaggatGAAGGTATCAGAATTTTGGTAACTGAAGACAATCATGTTAATCAAGAGGTTATTAAACGGATGTTAAAATTAGagaaattatctaatatcGACCTTGCATGTGATGGTGAGGAAGCCTATACAAaagttaaagaaattacaaGTATATCTAAtccaaaaaagaaaaattattatgatttgatttttatgGATGTCCAAATGCCCAGAATGGATGGTTTAGAGAGTACCAAACTAATCCGTAGTGAATTAAAGTATACAAAGCCAATAGTAGCTCTAACAGCCTTTGCTGATGAGAGTAACATTAAAGAATGTTTAGATGTTGGAATGGATGGTTTCTTATCTAAGCCAATCAAAAGaccaaaattaaaagatatactaAATGAATTTTGTCCGGGCTATCACcttcaaaataatacagACACAAATAAAGGacttcaaaaataa
- the TBLA0I01720 gene encoding uncharacterized protein, with product MSKLLVILGYFVGAFIATYILSTIGYYYMLKQNIRQSYRDQMDLEKSLHDYTSSLSDSRSHSTTVIKLNNFTPEELSMMDSTTRVIYPKTTSNSNSNSKTITNASSNISTNVSTIVSTNTNTDHNRNTDTNTTASEIQVDEKTSNNIKELVYQTKKFNKADVEFLREVNLAYLEISYCTFTTGIINGNKRYCPSQLLHILYTTCQEKENKEVVENIIVTKGSEMSQDNQNKLTPNLTNFEKKKQIILSNIENDIMKFEKDRKFRKYLRDTTYDYSLDGITHPFYVPELDEHVIVSKKSIQIYKARKYKFLNKHREYHRKILLKSNFEEYTSELSEIDFDNISLTASETNEGSAESNSELNIPLVSKNKKRSRYIYEVDSENTINSYFNFY from the coding sequence AtgtcaaaattattagtaatTTTAGGTTATTTTGTTGGTGCATTTATTGCAACTTATATTTTGTCTACTAttggttattattatatgcTAAAGCAAAATATTAGGCAGAGTTATAGAGATCAAATGGATTTAGAGAAATCATTACATGATTATACCTCATCCTTATCTGATTCACGATCTCATTCAACTACTGTAATAAAACTCAATAATTTCACTCCAGAAGAGTTGAGTATGATGGATTCTACGACAAGAGTTATTTATCCAAAGACTACCTCCAATTCGAATTCCAATTCTAAAACTATTACTAATGCTAGTTCTAATATCAGTACTAATGTTAGCACTATTGTTAGTACTAATACCAATACTGACCATAATAGGAATACTGATACTAACACAACTGCTTCTGAAATTCAGGTAGATGAAAAGACTTCCAATAACATTAAAGAGCTTGTATaccaaacaaaaaaatttaataaagcggatgttgaatttttaaGGGAAGTAAACTTAGCTTACCTTGAAATTTCTTATTGTACTTTCACAACAGGAATAATCAATGGGAACAAAAGATATTGTCCTTCTCAGTTATTGcatattttatatactaCATGCCAAGAGaaggaaaataaagaagttgtggaaaatattattgttacaAAGGGTTCTGAAATGTCTCAagataatcaaaataaattaactCCCAATTTGacaaattttgaaaaaaagaagcaaataattctttctaatattgaaaatgatattatgaaatttgaaaaagatagGAAATTTAGGAAATATTTGCGTGATACTACCTATGACTATTCCTTAGATGGAATTACTCATCCTTTTTATGTGCCAGAATTAGATGAACATGTAATAGTAAGCAAAAAAAGTATTCAAATATACAAAGCTCGAAAATATAAGTTTCTAAATAAACATAGAGAGTACCATAGGAAAATATTACTGAAGTctaattttgaagaatataCATCCGAACTTAGTGAAATAGATTTTGACAATATATCTTTAACAGCTTCTGAAACCAATGAAGGAAGTGCAGAGTCTAACAGCGAGCTTAACATTCCATtagtttcaaaaaataaaaagagatCTAGATATATCTATGAAGTTGATAGTGAAAACACTAttaattcatattttaatttttattaa
- the TBLA0I01700 gene encoding uncharacterized protein (similar to Saccharomyces cerevisiae BAS1 (YKR099W); ancestral locus Anc_5.713), producing MGSQNNSKKKVSKNKSRKPTSFDPLSVTESLGYQTHRKNGRNVWSKEDDEKLISLVNASYKILGCPNGIEDVKTIQQSFELTKKIRWDQFVVYFQDRTRKAKDLKKRWSGSLDPNLKKGKWTSEEDSQLLKAYEKHGPHWLSISMDINGRTEDQCAKRYMEVLGPESKGRLRDWTVEEDLKLISQVKIHGTKWRQISTQMNCRPSLTCRNRWRKIITLVVRDQASPEITKAVKENKAINESLAGGHPSIQGLMTQKAQSSDAENDDPHNEISSSSIHIPINFSSKSKPTDDNILIKPDDSLILENPDSINDFRVVNKDENNKDSPHFFTSFDRLRSLSSIDKEGRILSPSPDHLHETLNNIDSATNSHKLVEKANCASDMNSPSMNPTHLEKSPMHNSLTKKHVTSTSEWTYNLNDSKDLPISNGVINTPDLVKELVKQAKLHNLNIIINQHVHNHYTNVTNNRSPSDNHSNTGGMNNSTRLSNSQTEKDLLNPPTSSTTTTDSILTFQAYMPSRTSSTTPTANSDYPLDTPLMKGETPNYYEKEWFSKSPFASGVNSLLSPLPQTDFLNYSNSQNSSTSNNNSNIRIKAEDIASYNKQLTLSKVSSPSSINNFDIENLNLVAHNNSLNMHSHNEHSKSTQLDVEPNRISHFNYLSPALRPQLGSSNLKSGRSANLGRILGPLSPSGNIKNNLLYIKKQDLSRLTKSMSNSPILPDPNLTIDMNMSNITTSVKQTSIPLKHSRSLSSMNSPLFTENEGFEFWESLKGLATVASSPALSGANSIIESTSREKMALPELNLHEKNTNTQTETTDNGLLNGIKSTDIEKGDDKDI from the coding sequence ATGGGCTCACAGAATAATTCTAAGAAGAAAGTATCAAAAAACAAATCCCGTAAACCTACATCTTTTGATCCCCTTAGTGTCACTGAATCTTTAGGCTATCAAACTCATCGAAAAAACGGTAGAAATGTTTGGTcaaaagaagatgatgaaaaattaatatctttagtGAATGCCTCTTATAAGATATTAGGCTGCCCAAATGGGATTGAGGATGTTAAAACAATTCAGCAATCCTTTGAactaacaaaaaaaatcagaTGGGATCAATTTGTTGTTTATTTTCAAGATAGAACAAGAAAAGccaaagatttaaaaaagagGTGGTCAGGTTCCTTAGATCCCAACCTAAAGAAGGGGAAATGGACATCTGAAGAAGATTCGCAGTTATTAAAAGCATATGAAAAACATGGGCCACATTGGTTAAGTATCTCTATGGATATTAATGGCCGTACGGAAGATCAATGTGCTAAAAGATACATGGAAGTATTAGGTCCAGAAAGTAAAGGTAGATTAAGAGATTGGACAGTagaagaagatttaaaattaattagtCAAGTGAAAATTCATGGGACAAAATGGAGGCAAATATCTACTCAGATGAATTGTAGGCCGAGTCTGACATGTAGAAATCGTTGGAGAAAAATCATTACTCTTGTAGTTCGAGATCAAGCATCTCCTGAAATTACAAAAGCtgttaaagaaaataaagctATTAATGAATCTTTAGCTGGTGGTCATCCATCAATTCAAGGGCTAATGACTCAAAAAGCCCAATCGTCTGATGCTGAAAATGATGACCCTCATAAtgaaatatcatcatcttctatTCATATTCCAATAAATTTTAGTAGTAAAAGTAAGCCTactgatgataatattcttataaAGCCAGATGATAGCTTGATCCTAGAAAATCCAGATTCCATAAATGATTTTCGAGTGGTGAATAAAGATGAGAATAATAAAGACTCCCctcatttttttacaaGCTTCGACAGGCTTCGGTCACTGTCAAGCATAGACAAAGAAGGTCGTATATTATCACCCTCTCCAGACCACCTGCATGAAAcacttaataatattgattctGCTACAAATTCACACAAATTAGTTGAGAAAGCTAATTGTGCCAGTGATATGAATTCTCCCTCAATGAATCCTACTCATTTGGAAAAATCACCAATGCATAATTCCCTTACGAAAAAGCACGTAACGTCTACTTCTGAATGGACATATAATCTAAATGATTCAAAAGATCTGCCGATTTCAAACGGTGTCATAAATACCCCCGATCTAGTAAAAGAATTGGTAAAACAAGCAAAACTGCATAATTTgaacattattattaatcagCACGTTCACAATCATTACACTAATGTAACTAATAATAGGTCACCTTCTGATAACCATAGCAATACTGGAGGTATGAATAATAGTACGAGATTAAGCAATTCTCAAACAGAAAAAGATTTGTTAAATCCTCCTACTTCTTCTACAACTACCACTGATTCAATTCTCACATTCCAAGCGTATATGCCCTCAAGAACTAGCAGTACTACGCCAACTGCTAATTCAGATTATCCTTTAGATACTCCATTAATGAAGGGTGAAACACCAAATTATTATGAGAAAGAATGGTTTTCAAAAAGCCCGTTTGCCTCAGGGGTGAATAGTTTACTCTCACCATTACCCCAAAcagattttttaaactattCAAATAGTCAAAACTCTAGCActagcaataataatagtaatattagaataaaAGCTGAAGACATTGCTTCTTATAATAAACAACTGACTTTGAGTAAAGTTTCTTCTCCTTCATCTATTAATAACTTTGACATTGAAAATCTTAACCTAGTGGCACATAACAACTCTCTGAACATGCATTCTCATAATGAGCATAGTAAGTCTACTCAGTTAGATGTCGAGCCTAATAGAATTTCGCactttaattatttatcacCTGCTTTAAGACCTCAATTAGGGTCATCTAATCTTAAATCAGGGCGTTCAGCTAATTTGGGAAGAATTTTAGGCCCTCTTTCACCATCAGGGAACattaaaaacaatttattatatataaagaaacAAGATCTTTCGAGGTTGACTAAGAGCATGTCAAATTCACCAATCTTACCGGATCCTAACTTGACTATAGATATGAATATGAGCAATATAACTACTTCTGTAAAACAAACATCAATACCTCTTAAACACTCCAGATCGCTATCGTCAATGAACTCACCATTATTTACAGAAAATGAAGGATTCGAATTTTGGGAAAGTCTGAAAGGATTGGCAACCGTTGCCAGTTCACCTGCATTATCTGGAgcaaattcaataattgaatCTACTTCAAGAGAAAAAATGGCATTGCCTGAACTTAATTTgcatgaaaaaaatactaatacaCAAACAGAGACTACAGATAATGGACTACTAAATGGCATTAAATCTACTGATATAGAAAAGGGCGatgataaagatatatGA
- the PAN6 gene encoding pantoate--beta-alanine ligase PAN6 (similar to Saccharomyces cerevisiae PAN6 (YIL145C); ancestral locus Anc_5.697), with protein sequence MKVFHTVKEFVEWRKNEFSDRSKISIGFVPTMGCLHAGHASLIKQSKEDNDKTFVSVFVNPAQFAPSEDLDQYPRTLPEDIKLLESLGVDALFAPSPSEIYPQGIPLDTTQQRGPFVSVHGISEMLEGKTRPNFFRGVATVVLKLFNITAPDIAYFGQKDIQQFIVLETMVKELFCNLKLKMMPIVRGESGLALSSRNKYLSEKSKADASNIYAGLHSAEKLILKSAVSIKRQVLLDSIMEYWKQFIDSKELKVDYISIADYNTLQELDSIEPSTHRQSHDKVVISCAVYVTDVDKPDTTVRLIDNIIV encoded by the coding sequence ATGAAAGTTTTCCATACAGTTAAAGAATTTGTTGAATGGAGAAAGAACGAATTTAGTGATCGTTCTAAAATCTCTATTGGTTTTGTTCCAACTATGGGTTGTTTACATGCTGGGCATGCCTCATTAATCAAACAATCAAAagaagataatgataaaactTTTGTAAGTGTTTTTGTTAACCCAGCTCAGTTTGCTCCAAGCGAAGATTTAGATCAATATCCACGTACATTGCCAGAAGATATTAAACTACTTGAATCTCTTGGAGTCGATGCATTATTTGCACCATCACCTTCCGAGATATACCCTCAAGGGATTCCATTGGACACCACTCAGCAACGTGGCCCATTTGTATCTGTTCATGGTATCAGTGAAATGCTAGAAGGTAAGACAAGACCAAACTTTTTTCGTGGTGTTGCTACAGtagtattaaaattgttcaATATCACTGCTCCAGATATTGCTTATTTTGGTcaaaaagatattcaaCAATTTATCGTTTTAGAAACCATGGtgaaagaattattttgtaatttgaAACTAAAAATGATGCCAATCGTTAGAGGTGAGAGTGGTTTGGCCTTGAGTAGTAGAAATAAATACTTATCCGAGAAATCTAAAGCTGATGCTTCAAACATTTATGCTGGATTACATTCagctgaaaaattaatcttGAAGTCAGCAGTTAGTATTAAGAGACAAGTCTTATTAGATTCGATTATGGAATATTGGAAACAATTTATCGATTCCAAGGAATTAAAGGTTGATTACATCTCTATTGCTGATTACAATACATTACAAGAATTAGATAGTATCGAACCATCCACACACAGACAGAGTCATGACAAAGTGGTAATTAGTTGTGCTGTATATGTTACTGATGTTGATAAACCAGACACCACTGTTCGTTTGATCGACAATATTATCGTATAG
- the GAL7 gene encoding UDP-glucose:hexose-1-phosphate uridylyltransferase (similar to Saccharomyces cerevisiae GAL7 (YBR018C); ancestral locus Anc_3.217), whose amino-acid sequence MSSAEFDFTDHSHRRYNPLTDSWILVSPHRAKRPWLGQQETPSKPNAPAYDPKCFLCPGNDRATGGSNPKYETTYIFQNDYAAVKIDQPDLPLQPESSEKSLKDRLLKVEGVRGNCFVICFSPKHNVTIPQMSVPELTDVVGAWQTLYRDLSKEAAENNKPFKYLQIFENKGTAMGCSNLHPHGQAWCLEVVPSEVSQEFKTFHNYKHKHNTDLLGDYVKLELQEKSRIVLENDSFLVVVPYWAVWPFETMIVSKEKTPNVDHFTDKQKGDLASIMKELTVKYDNMFECSFPYSMGLHQAPLNASKEELDNSWFHMHFYPPLLRSATVRKFLVGFEMLGEPQRDLTAEQAAERLRKLDGKTHYLEKL is encoded by the coding sequence atgtccTCCGCTGAATTCGATTTCACTGACCATTCTCACAGACGTTACAACCCATTGACGGATTCTTGGATCTTAGTTTCTCCTCACAGAGCTAAGAGACCTTGGTTAGGTCAACAAGAAACTCCATCTAAGCCAAATGCTCCTGCTTACGACCCAAAATGTTTCTTATGTCCAGGTAACGATAGAGCTACTGGTGGTTCTAATCCAAAATACGAAACCACTTACATCTTCCAAAATGATTATGCTGCTGTCAAGATTGATCAACCAGATTTACCATTACAACCAGAATCCAGTGAAAAATCTTTGAAAGATAGATTATTGAAAGTGGAAGGTGTTAGAGGTAACTGTTTTGTCATTTGTTTCTCTCCAAAACATAACGTAACTATCCCACAAATGTCTGTTCCAGAATTAACCGATGTTGTTGGTGCTTGGCAAACTCTTTATAGAGACTTATCTAAAGAAGCTGCTGAAAACAATAAGCCATTCAAGTATTTgcaaatttttgaaaataaaggTACTGCCATGGGTTGTTCCAATTTACATCCACACGGACAAGCTTGGTGTTTAGAAGTCGTTCCATCAGAAGTCTctcaagaatttaaaactttCCATAATTATAAACATAAGCATAACACCGATTTATTAGGTGATTACGTCAAATTAgaattacaagaaaaatCAAGAATTGTCTTGGAAAACGATAGCTTTTTGGTTGTCGTTCCTTACTGGGCTGTCTGGCCTTTTGAAACAATGATTGTCTCCAAGGAAAAGACACCAAACGTCGACCACTTCACAGATAAGCAAAAGGGTGACTTGGCTTCTATCATGAAAGAATTAACAGTTAAATACGATAACATGTTCGAATGTAGTTTTCCATACTCAATGGGTCTACATCAAGCTCCATTGAACGCCtctaaagaagaattagacAACAGTTGGTTCCATATGCATTTCTACCCACCTTTATTAAGATCTGCTACTGTCAGAAAATTCTTGGTCGGTTTCGAAATGTTGGGTGAGCCTCAAAGAGATTTAACTGCTGAACAAGCTGCTGAAAGATTAAGAAAGTTGGATGGTAAGACTCATTacttagaaaaattataa
- the ATG44 gene encoding mitofissin (similar to Saccharomyces cerevisiae YIL156W-B; ancestral locus Anc_5.714), translating into MPMFGKIVHISADLLLVSACLAGIRRNTGLTPKLESIEDPTIRKYFGKYLNYGESIYDYTVATCGSSSYFSRK; encoded by the exons atgCCTATG ttTGGTAAAATAGTACACATTTCGGCTGATCTTCTTCTTGTATCAGCATGCCTTGCAGGTATTAGAAGGAATACTGGCTTAACCCCAAAATTAGAATCTATTGAAGATCCTACTATCCGTAAATATTTTGGcaagtatttgaattatgGTGAATCTATTTACGATTATACAGTTGCTACTTGTGGTTCATCCAGTTATTTCTCCAGAAAATAA